Below is a window of Anomaloglossus baeobatrachus isolate aAnoBae1 chromosome 8, aAnoBae1.hap1, whole genome shotgun sequence DNA.
aatcgctgcccgtggggcaCAATATTGCTAGcacccgtcatacatacttaccggCCTAGCGACGTctttgtgggcggcgaacagcctcttttctatgggggcggttcgtaCGACGTCACAGTgaggtcacacagcaggcgtccaatagaagcggaggggcggagagcagccgcatgaaagacacgcccacctcattgccggaggatgcaggtatggtgttgtttgtcgttcctggggtgtcacacgtagcgatatgtgctgcctcaggaacgacgaacaacctgcgtccaaaagcagcaacgatattttggaaatggacgacgagtcaacaatcaacgatctggtaagtattttgcattgttagcggtcactcgtacgtgtcacacgcaacgacattgctaacgaggccggatgtgcgtcacaaattccgtgaccccaacgacatctcgttagcgatgtcgttgtgtgtaatggggccttaaggcaGAGTTTGGTAAAGTATGGCCCGAGGGACACATCCGGCCCTCTGTCTGTTCCAGTCTGGCTCGCGGACTGAGACTGCTGAAGGGTTGAAAATAGTGGACCGCGGGCCTCACCATGCCCTCCCCTTGCCAACACCGCCACCCAACATTGCCGCTATCTGCATCCTCAAGATGCGGATTGGGATGAATACATTAGTGCAGGAGGGGCCACCAGCTCCTTCTCCGACCAATCAGCATCTGAGACAGCAGACGCGATGACATCACATCATCGTCTCTGCTGTGCGGAGGGTCAGTGCAGCAGAGTGCAGCGGGAACAGGAagtatgtggtgtttttttttgtgtatggaATGGGtgactatatatagggggctatgtaagggctcatatattatatagagaagctatgtgggtgctcatactgtataaaggagaATATATGGGGACTCAAACTGTCTATAGgggtctatgtgggggctcactctatatatagtatatagaggcctatgtgggagctcacactgtatataagggggctatgtggggtctcacaCTGTATTTAGTAAACTGTGTTgggtctaaggcccctttcacacgtcagtgattctggtacgtttgtgcttttttttaaacgtaccagaatcactgacatacgcagacccattataatgaatgggtctgctcacacgtcagtgatttgtcactgcacgtgtctccgtgcagcgtacccgcgtgtacgtgattgctgcacggagacatgtccatttttttctggcatcactgatgttccacggaccacgcagtggtgtggtccgtgaaacacgtgccagaaaaaaacgtacttttaaaataaaaaacatttttactcacccggcgtccagcgatgtcctctgcagcccgttctccctgctccttctgtgccggctgattactgtcgcgcatattcattatgcgcgacacagccgacccggaagcagctgctgcaggggtcaccgccggccggatgctgcgtcgcgggagcgatcagcaccatggacagcgggagcgggcgcaggtgagtgaatctctaagtgcaatcatgggccacggagaacggagcccggattgcacttagacaacccacgtgtgccgtgattttcggcacacgcagggacatgtgcgtgttttacacgccagtgaaaaacgtctgtgtttttcactgacgtgtgaaacgggcctaacattgTATATAGAGGCCTATGTGGGAGCTCACGTTGTTTATAGGGGGCTATGAGGGGGCTCATactttacagttgtgctcaaacgtttacataccccagcagattttttgctttcttatcCTTTTTTCAAAGAACATGAATAATAACACCCAAacattttttccactcatggttagtggttgggtgaagccattaattatcaaactactgtgttttcgctTTAGAAATcagaatgacaaccaaaaacatccaaatgaccctgatcataagttcacataccctggtgattttggcctgataacttacacagaaggtgacacaaatgggtttgaatggctaataaaggtaatatcctcccctgtgacctgtttgcttgtaatcagagtGTGCATAAAAGGTGAGTGAGTTTctcggatccagacagactcttgcatctttcatccagccactgacgtttctggattgtgagtcatggggaaagcaaaagaattgtcaatggatctacgggaaaagatagttgaactgtataaaacaggaaagggatgcaAAAAGATATCCAACGAATTGATAATGCcaatcagcagtgttcaaactgtgattaacaaatggaaaattaggggctctgtaaaaaccaaaccagtgGTAACCAAATACCCTAAGTTATTTAAATGTACTACCACTATTTACTTTGttatagggtatatgctcattttgtgtttttctcttgggtTTTATCTGTGAAATGGCCACTGTGTGAACGTGCCCCTACTGGACATCTACCAACTTGTTCTCTGGCTCATTATtttgttttttctgtgttttttgtacTCAATATTCAAAATCACCGAAGCATCATCCTCTGTGTAGAGATAAATTAGCGAGTAGCTGACTGTTTCTGGAAGAGTGAACATTTATTGTGTTCTTCCTCGCTAGCATGGAAGTGCTAAAATATGTAGGGGGGAGATAATTACCCCTGAGCTAGACTGGTCATATCCAGTCCATACCAGTGAAATCCCATGGCAATGGAAATGCAATATTTTAATGCCATACCTATAGAAAACTGGTCTCAACCCCATCCACAGATAAATCTGTGATCAAGAAACATAATCACTTCTGTGGGTTCAGGCACCAGGATTTTCAGCTTTGGGAAACAGAACTGTAATATCAATCCGAATTATTGGTATATCATAGTTGTGTTTGGCTTGTCTAGGATAATGTCAGCATATGCATAAATATGGCGGACATATTATTTCACTAGGATGCAAATATGACATAAATTAGAATTACTGTACTTTCCAGATTATaagacttttttcccccaaaaattagGGGGAAAATTGGGATGCGTCTTATATtccagatatggcttaccggggtggcggtggtggagcgggttcACAGAAGGCAGGTTCGGCAATACTGAGGACTCAGTGGAGGGGGTTTCACTGCAGtgaagcggctcaggagggtcacaggacagcgggtcggtgatactgcgggcttTGGGTTGTTGCGGCAGCGAGCGCCACTGATCTGATGGCGGGCTACAGGCTTAATTGACCTGCGGgcttcacggtggctcagtggttagcactgcacccttgcagcgctggggtcctgagttcaaatcctaccaaggacactatctgcaaggagtttgtatgttctccccgtgtttgcgtgggtttcctccaggtactccggtttcctcccacactccaaagacatacagatagggactctagattgtgagccccaatggggctagagttgccaatgtatgtaaagcgctgtggaattaatagcgctatataaatgaataaaattattattattattattattattgaaaaaGCTGCGGAGGCCAATCAGCGCACGCACTgctgcctctgcggccattttcttgacgtCTATCATGTCAACCACCGAGAGTTCAAATGGAGCCCATAGCCCTCCGGCAGATAAATGGAGCACACagtgctggcagatcaatggcacccatcgCCGCCATACTCCCGAGCCCACAATATCACTGACCCTCCTGtgccgtgacaccccctcctccgagcccttagcattgccgaccctgcctcctgtgaccttaccCATATCATCACCGatgctccaccaaatttcacagtaggtgcaaaacactgtggcttgtacgcctctacaggtctccgtctaaccattagatgaccaggtgttgggcaaagctgaaaaggacaatgcaccatgccacacatctAGGTTAATCacagtgtggatgaaggaccaccacatcaaaaccctgtcatgcgtCTTTtgagccacaagctgcattttttgAGACCACAGGAAAAAGATGAAGTCAAGATGCACTCAGACAAAAGATGCAGCATGTGATCATAGTCTTAAAATCACTCCAGGAGAAAACTGAAGAATATTTGCAACAAATTTTGCAAAACTTTTTATAACGTTGCAATTAATGAATTGGCCAAAACATCTGGAAACCCCAAACTAGACCCATAAATTGCAAAAAAACGGAACAGGTTTACACATACAAAATAGGTTTTAAAAATGATGCAAATTGAAAAAAGAATTAGGCATGAATTAAAAACAggtgaaaaacaccaaaaatacaCAAAAGAGACACAAATACAATGATGAATCAGGCCTTCTTCCTTCGCTCCTTCGAATAGGTCTTCACTTTTTCGTCTACATAGATGTATTAGGGCTTGTTTCTGTGTGACAAGCTGTAGTTTTTGTTGGGCACATAAAacattttgatcgctttttattacaCTTTTCGGGGGAGGTGCAGTGACCAAAAAAGagcaattctggagttttgatttttttccctcaCGGTCTTTACTAGTAAGAGCTATCTATTAACTCATTTGATATTTTTAGACATGGGACTTTTGCAGAGACGGCAAtagcatatatatttatttaccttCTAGTCGTTGATGGCTATATAACACAAATCTGTTATTTTTTTTCTATCCAGATACATAAATTTTTCATgtggtctaaaaaaaaaaattggatgaaGTCATATGTGACTGCACAAACGTCACGTTTTATCGCTTTAGAACCCCCCCTGCATAAAAATCAGAAGACAAATACTTGGAAAAGCCCATAGATGACATCTGAATACagcctaaggcctgcgccacacatccgtgcctccggtacgtttttggcattttttgcacgtaccggagacacgtgctgatgttgacatactatttttaatctaaaaagcctcacgtcagtgtttgcgcacggagcgtgtgtccgttccgtgcgtacgtttgagcgtgtcgaaaaagcgctgacatgtccgttttccaccggcatcacgtcctcacggatccattaaatcctatgggtccgtgtttacacgtacgtgatacggatggcctccgtatgctatccgtgtggtccgtgtccgtgttttaattagaaagtttgttacactctgaaatactttcaggtggcgtagctaacatatttttttgcacaaaactaactgtgcatttgcagaaggagtgagcaagcaagaagttgtagttctgtgtattgcaagatctattttgagcaaactttcgtcttcgaaatataataatggcaccacgggtggacacggagaaacttataacagctgtcgagactcacccaccattatgggatacacgtgtagatggttaccatgaccgactgacagttgagcgccattggaatcaagtagctgaggaagtgtaccccaataatgcatggtctagatgttctcctgcaaagcgtgctaaatatggtaagttgttgtatttttttatagttatttatgtaatatctatatttggattttttcatactttcaaactgtgattgttttggcatagttatgttgtcttttagtgtaaaatcctatgagaagaattggtatatgtactactcaatatattgagttcctgtacaattttttcatagtatcaccaaactttcataagtgtcaaaaatcaaagtatacttaaatttgtaatctgacttggaattcttcatgaatttacttaattaactgattaaactgtcatgtgtttttaaattccctgttgtattagtctaaatttagtatcacaattgaaaatcttgtttttttttttttttaaaataaaattgtttaaaatgacatgtcaatatcattacctacatgtatcaaataatatttctagtaattgatagccaaatgtcattgcaaaaacaccaaattataatttaaatatagatgacaattacttaaaatataattattcagaaatattatttggttatgtgtgaatgtctaaacatgtttttgaatgaagaatatctaaataaattatatttaatccaaagtatttgaccaacataattgtgttaaattgtatattacatttcgcaaacattatttaaattaatgtgtgcagatttatggagaatgttgcaagtgacatatttttttattttccacagttgacttggtaaaaaggcgttggcgttcagcccgtgatcagtaccgaagggagtacaaccctataccatcctcatccagccaaggccgcaaacgcagatatatttattatgaacaaataagcttcctagcacccatcttagaagttacacagtaagttttttttttgtttaaaaaaaaaaaaaaaaagaaccccctgaagataattggacaaagataaatgttaagattgtaatctgttttttcatttcttatagaacggaggataatcttgacgaatcagatgatgaaccaacagcaggtccctctgctacagccacctcagcatcagaacaagaacctgccagagaagacattgaaattcctgagactcaacaagatgcagcaaatgaatcacatgagggtgggacagagagtgcacaaaccaacacccaaggctcatcaacgcaacaaacaaccacaccagctacacaatcaacacaaacaaatgtacttccacgttttgcaccacaacctctacgtgcaagaagaatccgcagacctgaggaaatgagatccttaccggaaataattgacacacgcattattcacataatgaacactttaattccagaaacagatgccgagcgtttttgtcggtctttatctactagcttaaccaaaattccttcagataggcaggaacgtgtaagagctgctatgcttaccctactgtcagctagtcaggcagaacaggaaccagtgagagtgtatgaggccatagaaaattggcgtaccattatgcaacaacatacagtcccaaacacaacagacaatcaaaatacaatttcaacacaaacaacaatggcaactgtaatagtcaataatccactattacaacaatctggacaaccttcaattgcttcaagtacgttattcccaacaccaattagacaagggtatgttgcaaccaatactggtgccttaagcactgtacaaagtgctacctcacagcaacccatgaactatatgaatttacaaccaactcaaactactagttactttactcaacccacaaatattggtggtttacctaatttgtttccaggttcaacatacccacaatcattcatgatgcctcattatccaatctcaactatgttacctacaccacacttacaaacatcagtcaactatcctcaaggtcaacaacatacacacacacaatacccaattacccatgtagatccacaggtgtactcaaccacaggcaatgtgttgggacaaaccagcatgcaacagactgttccacacactactgtagctagtaataggaatgttgttcagcaaacaactgcttccattcctgaaaataccatttctgaggccacacaaaacaacatactcagcaacactcaggttacttcactagaagatcttgttgacttgtgatgcacatttttgttaatcttaacaatcaaacaacaaatctgatgaatgtgtcaaaatgttaaaaaagagggatttccaaaaatgtgcaaactcagagttgaaaagatttaaaaaacatgtgtgattatacttagtgacggatcacatatatgttttatggcctttatttttgtaattttatgaacacatttttacccaaccaatttgatggttagattagttctaatattctgaaaacacagtttacaattttttggtctatgtcaatgtccaacatgatagcaacttaattggccgacatttttcaacattgtaagcaatgcacacattttctttacaattactcttgtatgtaaagtatattttgtatgttatgaagaataccatcaaaatttacatttagaaaaatttaacacaagatgaacaatatgtacatttttaatgtggatgtgaaaaaataacatccttactttatggattaatatgcttattcttaataaaagattctgtttttgaagaaaagaaacatgtttattattgatatttattaataatattgcattttttcaatagacgattaacattattaatgttgtaagtttaaaataagtttcctaaaacatgatagtaacacagaaatgtacatacacatacatacaacattcagaaaaccatgttgctaacagaaatgtcagtttatgattaacgcatttgccctttaatactagtttgatttaagctcttagatgttgagaaaatttaaccaagttcctataataaaaaaaatttatatttttatcaacaaaaaaccatcacaatcttaacaatcatcactattattagtatcatcaaaacaattaaagtaatcagtaaataaatttctaatttgtaaaccagatgtcacggaattatgagacataggttcacctgtgggattaacaacatggtttatctgaaattcatcatccacataagttcctccttcatgtatccgacagtaattgtgaagcactatggtagccttgagtacagatgtgacaaaggttggctgcaactgaatcgttgtctgataaatgcgccatttgttagctaaaataccaaatgcacactccacataacgtcttgctttagttagccgattattaaagtactgtttcctgtcatcaatggatctccttggatatggtcgcataacatgttttgataatgcaaatcctgcatctgctaccatcacatatggtgccaacggtccagatgtaccaggtagggcaactggaggggggatcaataatgaattttcttgcaggcgttgggctaatcttgatgaacggaaaatacgggcatctgaggcactaccataggccccaatgtctgcataaataaaacggtattctgtgtcaaccaatgccaaaataacaacggaaaaaaacttatgaaaattgaaataacgtgacccagagtttggtggcttttttactctgaaatgcttgccatccaaagctcctatgcagttaggaaagtcaacagagtccttgaagcccttagagattttcaaccaatcttctctgtttggctgaggcatcatttgttcttttaaatgttgccatatcatgtcgcatgtgtgacgtactataacggcaatggttgatctccccaacaaaaaatcaaaatgtaaagcactaaaagattgaccagtcgccaagaatctatgaaaacaagacaaacaatgatttacaattaacactatgtttttttaaattaaaacaatcataagaaaacagaaacattgaatcaaaaatgagattagatcaataaagatcaattacacatttcaatgtgaaaaataacacatttacacaaattacaaaaataacaaatataatacctcagagtcaccataaatctctcctctggggaaatggaaagccgcatccaagtgtcctgatgttgcaaatgaggtcgtaaaatatttagtaagtaatcaaaactctcaactgacaaccggcagtatgaaaaaaacttatctgggaaattccgtaactcaaaaaataaagtatggaaatgaccatgcataggccgcatcatcattagtggatgcacccacaatctggttcttcttacattatcatattgcaacatgtggcgtcgaacgccaaaacgacgagatataatccaacataaaaacactaaggcctccgtggataatggcattgcgacaattttgtctcaacacataggtgctccaaggcataatacaagcaggaaacagtttatagttaacttatatttatgtcctaatcacatacacctatgtgtcatttaattccaagtaatcaccattatctcaatgtgtgaaacatgtgaaacacgcacaaaaaacggactgcacatggaacacacactgacgtatttcacgcacaggaaaacgcacacacgtacacacgtatgacacacgatatgcatacggacaccacacggaggggaaaaacggactgcaaatacggaacacggacacaaaaaacggactacaccaaacgtacgttttttacacgtgagtgtggcagaggcctaagacggTGATCACACATGTAGGGTCCTGTAGAAATAGTGGTACAGTTTAGAGCCACACGTGTCATCCGTCCAGGAAGGATATGCCAGCGGGTATAATGGGTTGTTTTTCCTAGTTCTACAAATGAATGGTCCTCTGTAATCTAAGCCCCTCTCATTTGCCCTCATTCCACTTTCTGGCTCCGGGTAAGTCCCAGCACATGAAATCCACTGTTCTCAGGACACAGTTGCATTATTTATATATAAGCTCAGTGAGATGAGAAAAAGTTGGTATGAACTAGACTTCCATGAATGTGCGGAGAAACTCAGTACAAACCTCTCATGTTTCTCCGTACAAGTTGACTGATGAATAGTTCATCCCCATAAAAAAGGGCACTGTATCTAAGACAATGGTGCTTTTCAGTAAGAAATATCACTTTTTCATGTATTTTCGGAAGCAAAGTGTTAACTTGCTCCTGCATAGTATATTCTTTATACACCGGGTCCACTTGTTTTAGTGCTCTATAGTTTATATAAAACAAAATTAGGAAACTGGAGTAATTTAGTGCGATGACAAAAAGATGCCAGGCTGGAGAGAATGACAGGTCATATCAAGGGTAAATCATTTTAACTAAGTATAGTGACTTTCTAACAGCGAGTttccacaaaaaaaataaaaaaaataaaataaaataaaaataaataaatatatatacagtgccttgcgaaagtattcggcccccttgcatttttcagccgttttccacatttcaggcttcaaacaaagataaaaattttaatgttatggtgaagaatcaacaacaagtgggacacaattgtgaagttgaacgaaatgtattgcttattttaaacttttgtaaaaaaaagaataaactgaaaattgtgacgtgcaattTTATTCggccccttttactttcagtgcagcaaactcactccagaagatcactgaggatctctgaatgatccaatgttgtcctaaatgactgatgatgataaatataagccacctgtgtgtaatcaagtctccgtataaatgcacctgctctgtgatagtcttagggcggctt
It encodes the following:
- the LOC142249227 gene encoding uncharacterized protein LOC142249227, coding for MAPRVDTEKLITAVETHPPLWDTRVDGYHDRLTVERHWNQVAEEVYPNNAWSRCSPAKRAKYVDLVKRRWRSARDQYRREYNPIPSSSSQGRKRRYIYYEQISFLAPILEVTQTEDNLDESDDEPTAGPSATATSASEQEPAREDIEIPETQQDAANESHEGGTESAQTNTQGSSTQQTTTPATQSTQTNVLPRFAPQPLRARRIRRPEEMRSLPEIIDTRIIHIMNTLIPETDAERFCRSLSTSLTKIPSDRQERVRAAMLTLLSASQAEQEPVRVYEAIENWRTIMQQHTVPNTTDNQNTISTQTTMATVIVNNPLLQQSGQPSIASSTLFPTPIRQGYVATNTGALSTVQSATSQQPMNYMNLQPTQTTSYFTQPTNIGGLPNLFPGSTYPQSFMMPHYPISTMLPTPHLQTSVNYPQGQQHTHTQYPITHVDPQVYSTTGNVLGQTSMQQTVPHTTVASNRNVVQQTTASIPENTISEATQNNILSNTQVTSLEDLVDL